The following proteins are encoded in a genomic region of Hymenobacter siberiensis:
- a CDS encoding NUDIX domain-containing protein: MQFVARPDVDETHNPWHTVSSEIKYHNPWISVREDQVQTPGGGQGIYGVVTMKNKALGIVPVDAEGNTWLVGQYRYPLNEYSWEIPMGGGLVELDVLESAQRELKEETGLTAARWTRIARLHTSNSVTDEEGFVYLAEELTQGELEPEETEDLRLWKLPLAEAIRMVMDDRITDGISVAGLLKAEKVLAGRA; this comes from the coding sequence ATGCAATTCGTAGCCCGCCCCGATGTGGACGAAACCCATAATCCTTGGCACACCGTCAGCAGTGAAATCAAGTACCACAACCCATGGATTTCGGTGCGCGAAGACCAAGTGCAGACTCCCGGCGGTGGCCAGGGCATATATGGCGTGGTGACGATGAAGAACAAGGCGCTGGGCATTGTGCCCGTTGATGCGGAGGGCAATACCTGGCTGGTGGGCCAGTACCGCTACCCGCTGAACGAGTACAGCTGGGAAATTCCCATGGGCGGCGGCTTGGTCGAACTGGATGTGCTGGAATCGGCCCAGCGCGAGCTCAAAGAAGAAACCGGTCTCACGGCGGCGCGCTGGACGCGCATTGCCCGCCTGCATACGTCCAACTCGGTGACGGATGAAGAGGGCTTCGTATATCTGGCCGAAGAGCTCACGCAGGGGGAATTAGAGCCGGAGGAAACCGAAGACCTGCGCCTCTGGAAGCTGCCGCTGGCCGAAGCCATTCGGATGGTGATGGATGACCGGATTACGGATGGCATCAGCGTAGCCGGCCTGCTGAAGGCCGAAAAAGTGCTGGCTGGCCGTGCCTAG
- a CDS encoding branched-chain amino acid aminotransferase, which translates to MIDTLSIHTQVTTAPRLASQDFGNLEFGKAFADHMFVVDYRDGEWQDAQILPYGDISVSPANSTLHYGQAIFEGMKAYHQADGGVALFRPLDNWARFNASAERMCMPTIPEELFMQGLRELIKLDAGWVPTFAGSSLYIRPFMFATDGFIGVRPSEAYRFMIFTCPVGLYYSKPLRVRFEQKYVRSAEGGAGYAKNAGNYGAAMYPTKLAQQEGYNQLIWTDASEHRYVEESGTMNAIFVIDGRVITPALSTSILDGITRRSVLQLARDFGLTVEERKVSSREIIEALEAGTLEEAFGVGTAATIAPIAVIGYEGHDYELPAVRPDAFSKRVGATLDAIRTGEGADVHNWVAPV; encoded by the coding sequence ATGATAGACACTCTTTCGATTCACACGCAGGTAACCACCGCCCCGCGGCTGGCCTCGCAGGACTTTGGGAACCTCGAATTCGGCAAAGCTTTCGCCGACCACATGTTCGTGGTGGACTACCGCGACGGCGAGTGGCAGGACGCTCAGATTCTGCCGTATGGCGATATCTCGGTGAGCCCCGCCAACTCGACCCTGCACTACGGCCAGGCCATTTTTGAAGGCATGAAGGCCTACCACCAGGCCGACGGCGGTGTGGCCCTGTTCCGCCCCCTCGACAACTGGGCGCGGTTCAATGCCTCGGCCGAGCGCATGTGCATGCCCACCATTCCGGAGGAGTTGTTCATGCAGGGTCTGCGCGAGCTTATCAAGCTTGATGCCGGCTGGGTACCCACGTTTGCGGGCAGCTCGCTCTATATCCGGCCCTTCATGTTTGCCACCGATGGCTTCATCGGCGTGCGGCCTTCGGAGGCGTACCGCTTCATGATTTTCACCTGCCCTGTGGGCCTGTACTACAGCAAGCCGCTACGCGTGCGCTTCGAGCAGAAGTACGTGCGCTCGGCCGAGGGCGGCGCGGGCTACGCCAAAAACGCCGGCAACTACGGCGCAGCCATGTACCCCACCAAGCTGGCCCAGCAGGAAGGCTACAATCAGCTCATCTGGACCGATGCCTCGGAGCACCGCTACGTGGAAGAATCGGGCACAATGAACGCCATTTTCGTGATTGATGGCCGCGTGATTACGCCTGCCCTCAGCACCAGCATTCTCGACGGTATTACCCGTCGCAGCGTACTGCAGCTGGCCCGCGACTTCGGCCTGACGGTGGAAGAGCGCAAAGTGAGCAGCCGCGAAATTATTGAGGCCCTGGAGGCCGGTACGCTGGAGGAAGCCTTCGGCGTGGGCACGGCCGCGACCATTGCGCCCATTGCCGTTATCGGCTACGAGGGCCACGACTACGAGCTGCCCGCTGTGCGCCCCGATGCCTTCTCGAAGCGCGTGGGGGCCACCCTGGATGCCATCCGCACTGGCGAAGGTGCCGACGTGCACAACTGGGTAGCGCCTGTGTAA
- the dtd gene encoding D-aminoacyl-tRNA deacylase: MRLVIQRVSEASVTVEGQVTGQIGPGLLVLAGFAPTDNTASLTWMCRKLVQLRIFGDDNGQMNRSVQDISGQILVVSQFTLLADARKGNRPSYIGAAPPAVAEPLYEQFVAMVAAELGRPVPTGIFGADMKVRLLNDGPVTIVLDSPA; this comes from the coding sequence ATGCGTCTCGTTATTCAGCGCGTTAGCGAAGCCTCGGTCACCGTTGAGGGCCAGGTTACGGGCCAGATTGGCCCCGGCCTGCTGGTGCTGGCCGGCTTCGCCCCTACCGATAACACGGCTTCGCTCACCTGGATGTGCCGCAAGCTGGTGCAGCTCCGCATTTTTGGCGACGACAACGGCCAGATGAACCGCAGCGTGCAGGACATCAGCGGGCAAATTCTGGTGGTGAGCCAGTTTACGCTGCTGGCCGATGCTCGCAAGGGCAACCGCCCCAGCTACATTGGAGCGGCCCCGCCCGCCGTGGCCGAGCCGCTATACGAGCAGTTTGTGGCGATGGTGGCCGCCGAGCTGGGCCGGCCCGTGCCCACCGGCATCTTCGGGGCCGATATGAAAGTCCGCCTGCTCAACGACGGCCCGGTAACCATCGTGCTCGATTCCCCGGCTTAA
- a CDS encoding transposase: protein MKQHFAAKITTLLQQAPFVGHLSRQKFVGQFILGLIKSRNVQFGEVAQHLNDAAKPASNETRIQDFFREVDLNYVLVARILLSLLPAQGKLRLCLDRTEWDFGQCQVNILLVTVGTGEVHVPLYWHLLDNRSGNSNAADRIAVLEKCLALLGKDRIGLVVGDREFVGHAWFKWLKDNGLNFVMRLPKHHCLTHADGRRQALADLGLVPGQVRRFAHVQVDGVWGQVWVKAVAADAFVFLFATAGLNHLEQLYAKRWTIEQCFQNLKGRGFNLEATHLRCFQSCASSWPWSAWPTRFVWAWARPPTAAASPLPAKTTATGPPA, encoded by the coding sequence GTGAAGCAACACTTCGCCGCTAAAATTACGACGCTTTTGCAGCAGGCCCCGTTTGTGGGCCACTTGTCCCGCCAAAAGTTTGTGGGCCAGTTTATTCTTGGCCTGATAAAGAGCCGCAACGTGCAATTCGGCGAGGTGGCCCAGCACCTCAATGACGCGGCCAAGCCCGCCTCGAACGAAACGCGCATTCAGGACTTTTTCCGCGAAGTAGACCTCAATTACGTACTGGTGGCCAGGATTTTACTGAGTTTGTTGCCTGCGCAGGGCAAGCTGCGCTTATGCCTCGACCGCACGGAGTGGGACTTCGGCCAGTGCCAAGTGAACATCCTGCTCGTCACCGTCGGCACGGGCGAGGTCCACGTGCCCCTTTATTGGCACCTGCTCGACAACCGCAGCGGCAACTCCAACGCCGCCGACCGCATCGCGGTGCTCGAAAAGTGCCTGGCCTTGCTGGGCAAAGACCGCATCGGCCTGGTCGTGGGCGACCGGGAATTTGTCGGCCATGCGTGGTTCAAGTGGCTCAAAGACAATGGGCTTAATTTTGTCATGCGCCTGCCCAAGCACCACTGCCTGACCCACGCCGACGGCCGGCGGCAGGCCTTAGCCGACCTGGGCCTGGTGCCGGGGCAGGTGCGCCGCTTCGCCCACGTGCAGGTCGACGGAGTCTGGGGGCAGGTCTGGGTCAAGGCCGTGGCGGCGGACGCGTTTGTCTTCCTGTTTGCCACGGCCGGTCTGAACCACCTCGAGCAACTCTATGCCAAGCGCTGGACGATTGAGCAATGCTTTCAAAATCTGAAAGGGCGGGGCTTTAACCTGGAAGCCACCCACTTGCGCTGTTTCCAAAGCTGCGCAAGCTCGTGGCCCTGGTCAGCCTGGCCTACGCGTTTTGTCTGGGCGTGGGCGCGGCCGCCCACGGCGGCCGCCAGCCCATTGCCCGCAAAAACCACGGCTACCGGGCCGCCAGCCTGA
- a CDS encoding response regulator, translated as MSADYPTPSILLVEDDQMDVMNVQRELRRQNINVPLIHARNGRDALRMLRGEGDEPQIAKPSLVMLDINMPRMNGLELLEVLRADPEFMDLNVFIMTTSDLESDRLKAQQLAVSGYIIKPLSFDTFGEGGTSLDGFSLFLDLLKLKS; from the coding sequence ATGTCCGCCGACTATCCCACGCCCAGCATCCTGCTTGTGGAAGACGACCAGATGGACGTGATGAACGTGCAGCGCGAGCTGCGCCGCCAAAACATCAACGTGCCCCTAATCCACGCCCGCAATGGCCGTGATGCCCTCCGCATGCTGCGCGGCGAGGGCGATGAGCCCCAGATAGCCAAACCTAGCCTGGTGATGCTCGACATCAACATGCCGCGCATGAATGGCCTGGAATTGCTGGAAGTGCTGCGCGCCGACCCGGAATTCATGGATTTGAACGTCTTCATCATGACGACTTCCGACCTTGAGTCGGACCGCCTGAAAGCGCAGCAGCTGGCCGTGAGCGGCTATATCATCAAGCCCCTCAGCTTCGATACCTTCGGCGAGGGTGGTACCAGCCTGGATGGATTCAGCTTGTTTCTCGACCTGCTGAAGCTCAAGAGCTAG
- a CDS encoding ABC transporter ATP-binding protein — protein sequence MNPNVIETTDIAKSYVMGAEVINALRSVTIKIPRGEYVAFMGPSGSGKSTLMNIIGCLDTPTKGQYILNGQDVSRMSDNQLAEVRNKEIGFVFQSFNLLPRASALDNVALPLIYAGLSKRERTERALESLRAVGLADRASHRPNELSGGQRQRVAIARALVNNPSVLLADEPTGALDSKTSHEIMDLFEALYDKGNTIIMVTHEEDIARYAHRIVRLRDGLVETDEINRDIMKHAVVGH from the coding sequence ATGAATCCGAACGTTATTGAAACCACTGACATCGCCAAATCCTATGTGATGGGCGCGGAGGTAATCAACGCGCTGCGTTCGGTTACCATCAAAATCCCGCGCGGTGAATACGTGGCGTTTATGGGGCCGTCGGGCTCGGGCAAGTCAACGCTGATGAACATCATTGGCTGCCTCGATACGCCTACTAAAGGCCAGTACATCCTCAATGGGCAGGATGTGAGCCGGATGAGCGACAACCAGCTGGCCGAAGTGCGTAACAAGGAAATCGGCTTCGTTTTCCAGAGCTTCAACCTGCTGCCCCGCGCCAGCGCCCTCGATAATGTGGCCCTGCCGCTCATCTATGCCGGCCTGAGCAAGCGCGAGCGCACCGAGCGCGCCCTCGAAAGCCTGCGCGCCGTGGGCCTGGCCGACCGGGCCTCGCACCGCCCCAATGAGCTGAGCGGCGGCCAGCGTCAGCGCGTAGCCATTGCCCGCGCTCTCGTGAACAACCCCAGCGTGCTACTGGCCGACGAACCCACCGGTGCCCTCGACTCAAAAACCAGCCACGAAATCATGGACCTGTTTGAGGCGCTGTACGACAAGGGCAATACCATTATTATGGTGACGCACGAAGAGGATATCGCCCGCTACGCCCACCGCATCGTGCGTCTGCGCGACGGGTTGGTGGAAACGGATGAAATCAACCGCGATATTATGAAGCATGCCGTAGTCGGCCACTGA
- a CDS encoding 2-phosphosulfolactate phosphatase → MPKLDICFSPELLPLYDLRGKVAVIVDILRASSTIVTALGEGVTHVFPVASLEECAAYGQQHGSLTAAERDGLAAPGFDLGNSPFGFLDAARPVRGRSLTISTTNGTAALRRSLAAEAVVVGSFLNLAAVAGFARRQQRDVLVVCAGWKGQFCLEDTVYGGALAAQLAPDFDVHGSDATLAALHLWEHGKADLSAYLLQSAHVRRLNSLEASKDFEFCLRIDSYADVLPVWQEDRLANA, encoded by the coding sequence GTGCCCAAACTAGATATTTGTTTTTCGCCCGAACTGCTGCCTTTGTATGACCTGCGCGGCAAAGTGGCTGTTATCGTGGATATTCTGCGGGCTTCCAGTACCATTGTTACGGCGCTGGGCGAAGGGGTTACGCACGTTTTCCCGGTGGCTTCGCTGGAAGAATGTGCTGCCTACGGCCAGCAGCACGGCAGCCTGACCGCCGCCGAGCGCGATGGCCTGGCCGCCCCCGGCTTCGACCTGGGCAACTCGCCCTTCGGCTTTCTGGATGCTGCCCGGCCGGTGCGCGGCCGCTCCCTTACCATCAGTACCACCAACGGCACGGCGGCTCTGCGCCGCTCGCTGGCAGCCGAGGCGGTAGTGGTGGGCAGTTTCCTGAATCTGGCCGCTGTGGCCGGTTTTGCCCGCCGCCAGCAGCGCGATGTGCTGGTGGTGTGCGCCGGCTGGAAAGGCCAGTTTTGCCTCGAAGACACTGTGTATGGTGGCGCGCTGGCCGCGCAGCTGGCCCCGGATTTCGACGTGCACGGCTCTGATGCCACGCTGGCTGCGCTGCACCTGTGGGAGCACGGCAAGGCTGATTTGTCCGCGTACTTGCTGCAGTCGGCCCACGTCCGGCGGCTCAACTCGCTGGAAGCCAGCAAGGATTTTGAATTCTGCCTGCGGATTGATTCCTACGCCGACGTACTGCCCGTGTGGCAGGAGGACCGGTTGGCTAACGCTTAG
- a CDS encoding cob(I)yrinic acid a,c-diamide adenosyltransferase gives MKIYTKTGDKGLTSLIGGTRVPKSSLRIECYGTVDELNSHIGLVRDQEVNAGRRPLLKEIQDRLFTIGSALAADPEKSKMKLPDLHAADVTLLEDEMDRLNLDLPELRAFILPGGHPAVSHAHVARCVCRRAERLAIHLAEDAFVAELVVVYLNRLSDFLFVLSRAMAHELGVEEVTWQARM, from the coding sequence ATGAAAATCTACACCAAAACCGGCGATAAAGGCCTTACCTCGCTCATTGGCGGCACCCGCGTACCCAAGAGTAGCCTGCGCATTGAGTGCTACGGCACGGTAGATGAGCTGAACTCCCATATCGGGCTGGTGCGCGACCAGGAGGTGAATGCCGGCCGCCGGCCGCTGCTGAAGGAAATTCAGGACCGCCTGTTCACCATCGGCTCGGCCCTGGCCGCCGACCCAGAGAAATCGAAAATGAAGCTGCCCGACCTGCACGCCGCCGACGTGACGCTGCTGGAAGACGAAATGGACCGCCTGAACCTTGATTTGCCCGAGCTGCGCGCCTTTATTCTGCCCGGCGGGCACCCGGCCGTGAGCCACGCGCACGTAGCCCGCTGCGTGTGCCGCCGCGCCGAGCGCCTCGCCATTCACCTGGCCGAGGATGCTTTTGTGGCCGAATTGGTGGTGGTTTACCTGAACCGCCTGTCCGATTTCCTGTTTGTGCTGAGTCGGGCCATGGCCCACGAGCTGGGCGTGGAAGAAGTGACCTGGCAGGCCCGCATGTGA
- a CDS encoding tetratricopeptide repeat protein: MEKQLYQRIVREAPFNAPAILAAANFYTRRHDYTAAYSALRTGLDENPQSLPLLKAYVLAAADAGLTEYAADALAQLRRLLPPDTYATLATEYATRQAARAAAGASFSQAPPSSPLQ; encoded by the coding sequence GTGGAGAAACAGCTTTACCAGCGCATCGTGCGCGAAGCGCCGTTCAACGCCCCGGCCATCCTGGCGGCGGCCAACTTTTACACGCGACGCCACGATTACACGGCCGCCTACTCGGCCCTGCGCACCGGGCTCGATGAAAACCCGCAGTCGCTGCCGCTGTTGAAGGCCTACGTGCTGGCCGCCGCCGATGCCGGCCTGACCGAGTACGCCGCCGATGCCCTGGCCCAGCTGCGCCGGCTGCTGCCGCCCGATACCTATGCTACTTTAGCAACCGAGTATGCCACCCGTCAGGCAGCCCGTGCGGCTGCTGGTGCGTCCTTCTCCCAAGCGCCTCCTTCCTCACCTCTGCAATAA
- a CDS encoding nucleotide pyrophosphohydrolase: MTIAEAQKTVDTWITTTGVRYFNELTNMAILTEEVGEVARLISRQYGEQSFKESDKGRELGDELADVLFVVICLANQTGIDLTEAMTRNLAKKTQRDSQRHQNNEKLK, from the coding sequence ATGACCATCGCAGAAGCCCAGAAAACCGTCGATACCTGGATTACGACCACCGGCGTCCGTTACTTCAACGAGCTGACCAACATGGCTATCCTCACGGAAGAAGTGGGCGAAGTGGCCCGCCTCATCTCCCGCCAGTATGGCGAGCAGTCGTTCAAGGAATCGGATAAGGGCCGCGAGCTGGGCGACGAGCTGGCCGATGTGCTGTTCGTCGTCATCTGCCTGGCCAACCAAACCGGCATCGACCTCACCGAGGCCATGACCCGCAACCTGGCCAAGAAAACCCAGCGCGACAGCCAGCGCCACCAGAATAACGAAAAGCTGAAGTAG
- the gatC gene encoding Asp-tRNA(Asn)/Glu-tRNA(Gln) amidotransferase subunit GatC produces MSTDLGTLRGLAHLARLEFDETREQQMLGDLNNILDFVAQLEGLDTTGVEPLVHLSQEINVLRDDEARNTVSHQDGLRNAPRKDSDYFRVPKVLE; encoded by the coding sequence ATGAGCACCGACCTTGGCACCCTGCGCGGCTTGGCCCACTTAGCCCGCCTCGAATTCGACGAAACCCGCGAGCAGCAAATGCTCGGTGACCTGAACAACATTCTGGATTTTGTGGCCCAACTCGAAGGCCTCGACACGACGGGCGTGGAGCCGCTGGTGCACCTCTCGCAGGAAATCAACGTGCTGCGCGACGACGAAGCCCGCAATACCGTTAGCCACCAGGATGGCCTGCGCAATGCACCCCGCAAGGACTCGGACTACTTCCGGGTGCCCAAAGTGCTGGAATAG
- a CDS encoding lysophospholipid acyltransferase family protein, which produces MLRYLGQRLYTTWAVVWFIIPFVLIYPFQWYFSRRPTGGGVVHALNRFWSWLSITMWGMPVEVVRESKGPTPRPCVYVANHGSYIDIMMLFKYIPGFLNMMGKASLARVPVWGPLFGNVYITVDRASAVSRGRAMVAARRTLAEGRSIAIFAEGRISPTPGKELLPFLDGAFQMAIEAGVPIVPVGMPLNHMFMPDVEKDLRVRYHRLKIVFHPPISTAGLALTDIPELKARVYAQLAADFLPAGAVKPGPSTWRAPAAVAPSGQPTNS; this is translated from the coding sequence ATGCTTCGTTACCTCGGCCAGCGCCTTTACACTACGTGGGCGGTGGTGTGGTTCATTATTCCCTTCGTGCTGATTTACCCTTTCCAGTGGTATTTCAGTCGGCGGCCCACCGGGGGAGGGGTGGTGCACGCGCTGAATCGCTTCTGGTCGTGGCTATCCATTACGATGTGGGGCATGCCGGTGGAAGTGGTGCGTGAAAGCAAAGGCCCCACCCCGCGGCCCTGCGTATACGTGGCCAATCATGGCTCGTACATCGATATCATGATGCTGTTTAAGTACATCCCGGGCTTTTTGAATATGATGGGCAAGGCCTCGCTGGCACGCGTGCCGGTGTGGGGGCCACTTTTTGGCAACGTATATATTACCGTGGATCGGGCCAGCGCCGTGAGCCGGGGCCGGGCCATGGTGGCGGCCCGCCGCACGCTGGCGGAAGGCAGGAGCATTGCCATATTCGCCGAAGGCCGGATTTCGCCCACACCCGGCAAGGAGCTGCTGCCGTTTCTGGACGGCGCGTTTCAGATGGCCATTGAGGCCGGGGTGCCCATCGTGCCGGTGGGCATGCCGCTCAACCACATGTTTATGCCCGATGTGGAAAAGGACCTGCGCGTGCGCTATCACCGGCTCAAAATCGTTTTCCATCCGCCCATTTCCACAGCCGGCCTCGCCCTGACCGATATACCCGAGCTGAAGGCGCGGGTATATGCCCAGCTGGCCGCCGATTTTCTGCCTGCGGGCGCGGTAAAACCCGGCCCCAGCACCTGGCGCGCGCCGGCGGCCGTTGCGCCATCCGGGCAGCCCACCAACTCTTAA
- a CDS encoding ribonuclease HII — MLLASHTGHALEAGLDEAGRGCLAGPVFAAAVILPPDFDPRFLNDSKQLSAKRRDALRPIICAEAIAWAVGQASVEEITSINIAQASYLAMHRAVAALAVTPGHLLVDGNRFKPMAGFPHTCIIGGDGLYRSIAAASILAKTFRDEHMAALAEEFPEYGWQENAAYPTASHRAAIRAHGPSPHHRMGFRLL, encoded by the coding sequence ATGCTCCTTGCCTCCCACACTGGCCATGCCCTCGAAGCGGGCCTCGACGAAGCCGGCCGGGGCTGCCTGGCGGGCCCGGTGTTCGCGGCGGCCGTTATTCTACCACCTGATTTCGACCCGCGCTTCCTCAACGACTCCAAACAGCTCAGTGCCAAGCGGCGCGATGCCCTGCGACCCATCATCTGTGCCGAGGCCATTGCCTGGGCAGTAGGCCAGGCATCGGTAGAAGAAATTACCAGCATCAACATTGCCCAGGCCAGCTACCTGGCTATGCACCGGGCCGTGGCGGCGCTTGCCGTCACGCCGGGCCACCTGCTGGTTGATGGCAACCGATTTAAGCCAATGGCCGGCTTCCCGCACACCTGCATTATTGGCGGCGATGGCTTGTACCGCAGCATTGCCGCAGCCTCCATCCTGGCCAAAACTTTTCGGGATGAGCACATGGCGGCCCTGGCCGAAGAATTCCCGGAGTACGGCTGGCAGGAGAATGCGGCCTATCCTACGGCTAGCCATCGCGCGGCTATCCGCGCGCACGGCCCCAGCCCGCACCACCGCATGGGGTTCCGGCTGCTGTAA
- the gcvT gene encoding glycine cleavage system aminomethyltransferase GcvT, which translates to MTVSLKTVTLDSKHRELGAKMVPFAGYDMPVRYSSDLDEHHTVRRAVGMFDVSHMGEFRLRGPQALDLIQRVTSNDASKLADGKAQYSCLPNNDGGIVDDLLVYKLADEDYLLVVNASNIEKDWNWIKQHNTQGVEMEDISDRTSLLAVQGPKAQAALQSLTDVDLSTIPYYSFVQGTFAGAPDVIISATGYTGAGGFELYIPNESAAMVWDKIMLAGQPYGIKPIGLGARDTLRLEMGYCLYGNDIDDTTSPLEAGLGWITKFAKEFTNSDSLKKHKEAGVSKKLVGFVMDGTGIPRGHYELVDADGQKIGDVTSGTQSPSLSKGIGMGYVKTELAAPGTQIFVQIRGKNLPATVSKLPLTKGTEE; encoded by the coding sequence ATGACCGTGTCCCTGAAAACCGTTACCCTCGATAGCAAGCACCGCGAGCTGGGTGCCAAAATGGTGCCCTTCGCCGGCTACGACATGCCGGTGCGCTACTCTTCCGACCTCGACGAGCACCACACCGTACGCCGCGCCGTGGGCATGTTCGACGTGTCGCACATGGGCGAGTTTCGCCTGCGCGGCCCCCAGGCCCTCGACCTCATCCAGCGCGTGACCAGCAACGATGCCAGTAAGCTCGCCGACGGCAAAGCCCAGTATTCCTGCCTGCCCAACAACGACGGTGGCATCGTGGACGACCTGCTGGTGTACAAGCTGGCCGATGAGGATTACCTGTTGGTAGTCAATGCGTCCAACATCGAGAAAGACTGGAATTGGATTAAGCAGCACAACACGCAGGGCGTGGAGATGGAAGACATCTCGGACCGCACCAGCCTGTTGGCCGTGCAGGGCCCGAAGGCGCAGGCCGCCTTGCAGTCGCTGACCGATGTGGATTTGAGCACCATCCCGTACTACTCCTTCGTGCAGGGCACCTTCGCCGGTGCGCCCGATGTCATCATATCGGCCACCGGCTATACCGGTGCGGGTGGCTTCGAGCTGTACATTCCCAACGAAAGCGCCGCGATGGTCTGGGATAAAATCATGCTTGCCGGCCAGCCCTACGGCATCAAGCCCATCGGCCTGGGAGCCCGCGACACCCTGCGTCTCGAAATGGGCTACTGCCTCTACGGCAACGACATCGACGACACGACGTCGCCCCTGGAAGCCGGGCTGGGCTGGATTACCAAGTTCGCCAAGGAATTCACCAACTCGGACAGCCTGAAAAAGCATAAAGAAGCCGGCGTGAGCAAAAAGCTGGTGGGCTTCGTGATGGACGGCACCGGCATCCCGCGCGGCCACTATGAGCTAGTGGATGCCGACGGCCAGAAAATCGGCGACGTAACCAGCGGCACGCAGTCGCCCTCGCTCAGCAAAGGCATCGGCATGGGCTACGTGAAAACCGAGCTGGCAGCCCCCGGCACCCAAATTTTCGTGCAGATTCGCGGCAAAAACCTGCCCGCCACGGTAAGCAAGCTGCCGCTGACCAAAGGCACGGAGGAATAG